One stretch of Rosistilla oblonga DNA includes these proteins:
- a CDS encoding DUF1559 domain-containing protein translates to MNLSHSKKQVRPAFTLVELLVVIAIIGILVGLLLPAVQAAREAARQTQCKNNLKQIGLALHMYHDSLGALPPGWIAQHPTTQKPYWLGQPGWGWAARTLPYIEQANVGDNLIDYDRLLLDPFHDVVRTTTIPTYICPSDTGDTIFSLEPGPMPMPNYTTGFTATNVSKTNYVGVFGTIRMTSAGCPMGECIGNGSFVLQRSMRFRDFTDGLSNTFVVGERNSQFSPSTWLGVFAGAAHAPGRIVAVAETPPNSEITPGFTFSSYHPAGTHFLSADGSVKLIAETIRMETYQALCTRGGGEIIGEY, encoded by the coding sequence ATGAATCTATCGCATTCAAAAAAGCAAGTTCGTCCAGCGTTCACTTTAGTTGAACTGCTTGTCGTTATCGCAATCATCGGGATCCTCGTCGGCTTGCTGCTGCCAGCCGTCCAAGCGGCCCGCGAAGCGGCAAGGCAAACGCAATGCAAAAACAATCTCAAACAGATCGGTCTCGCGTTACACATGTACCACGATTCGCTGGGGGCATTGCCGCCTGGGTGGATCGCTCAGCATCCGACGACGCAGAAGCCTTATTGGCTGGGGCAGCCCGGTTGGGGATGGGCCGCTCGCACTCTGCCCTATATCGAACAGGCGAACGTGGGGGACAATTTGATCGATTACGATCGGTTGCTACTCGATCCATTTCATGACGTCGTTCGCACCACGACGATACCAACCTACATCTGCCCATCGGACACCGGCGACACGATCTTTTCATTGGAGCCAGGGCCGATGCCCATGCCGAACTACACAACCGGTTTCACGGCAACAAACGTATCGAAGACAAACTATGTAGGTGTTTTTGGGACGATCCGGATGACCAGCGCCGGCTGCCCGATGGGCGAATGCATTGGCAATGGGAGTTTCGTCTTGCAGCGATCGATGCGGTTTCGCGACTTTACCGATGGACTTTCCAACACCTTTGTCGTGGGCGAACGCAATTCGCAGTTCTCACCATCGACTTGGTTAGGTGTGTTCGCCGGTGCCGCCCACGCTCCCGGCCGGATTGTCGCTGTGGCGGAGACGCCACCGAATTCTGAAATCACGCCGGGCTTTACGTTCAGCAGCTACCATCCGGCGGGCACTCACTTTCTGTCTGCCGATGGTTCGGTGAAGCTGATTGCGGAGACTATTCGCATGGAAACCTATCAAGCACTATGCACCCGCGGTGGCGGCGAAATCATCGGTGAATACTGA
- a CDS encoding LamG domain-containing protein, which translates to MAVTNMKRIDQKFFIALLAVWICPDASVAEDANASRSVVVDTPGLVAFWDFVQREPDGGGRFTAVVPPGSPTDYPLDAANYVKDYWGTGREATYADFPQLGRGPFGNAIRIVKETDPDFRPFLYIPRSRLHDTPLDIKGDGKSVTVVVWAIRESGNHALAGIWHEGTDLKQKSTASIAKVERGQRQYALFAGLNKQGSACGHVSENGASSFRNKYALHKCNSAGQSPAVPADSPAEKLDASWQCFAMTFDDEKDELTGWLNGVSGDRWLENPKKDGLISYAYKAYMQGHFAKLPGKQAGEDPSFPKDQYYNPPEGEPLSVKVIRESDGQRVELREHRFTKIEVTLEDGKEVARDLVALRLNPWWYPHGIYTPKDDQSGGPFTIGRVIHSSRSVGFTGWIGGVAVFDRALSEKELQTLAALR; encoded by the coding sequence TTGGCTGTTACCAATATGAAACGGATCGATCAGAAGTTTTTCATCGCGTTGTTGGCGGTATGGATCTGTCCCGACGCCAGCGTCGCGGAAGATGCAAACGCAAGTCGCTCTGTCGTTGTCGATACCCCGGGCCTCGTCGCGTTTTGGGATTTTGTTCAGCGTGAGCCCGACGGCGGGGGACGCTTCACCGCGGTTGTCCCGCCAGGTTCACCAACCGATTATCCACTCGACGCCGCGAACTACGTCAAAGACTACTGGGGGACGGGGCGTGAGGCAACCTACGCCGATTTCCCGCAACTGGGCCGCGGTCCGTTCGGCAACGCGATCCGAATCGTCAAAGAAACCGATCCCGATTTCCGCCCCTTTCTCTACATCCCGCGATCGCGGCTGCACGACACGCCGTTGGATATCAAAGGGGATGGCAAGTCGGTCACGGTCGTCGTGTGGGCGATTCGCGAGAGTGGCAATCACGCGTTGGCTGGCATCTGGCACGAAGGAACCGACCTGAAACAGAAATCGACGGCCAGCATCGCCAAGGTGGAACGTGGGCAGCGGCAATACGCTTTGTTTGCGGGACTGAACAAACAGGGAAGCGCTTGCGGCCACGTCTCCGAGAACGGTGCAAGTTCGTTCCGAAACAAGTACGCCCTGCACAAATGCAACTCCGCCGGCCAATCCCCCGCCGTCCCAGCGGACTCACCGGCCGAGAAGCTCGACGCATCGTGGCAGTGTTTTGCGATGACGTTTGACGACGAGAAGGACGAACTGACCGGCTGGCTCAACGGCGTCTCGGGGGATCGCTGGCTGGAGAACCCGAAAAAGGACGGGCTGATCTCTTATGCGTACAAGGCGTACATGCAGGGGCACTTCGCCAAGCTGCCGGGCAAACAAGCTGGCGAAGATCCGAGCTTTCCCAAAGACCAATATTACAATCCGCCCGAAGGGGAGCCGTTGAGTGTGAAGGTCATTCGCGAGTCCGATGGCCAACGGGTGGAGCTGCGCGAGCACCGTTTCACAAAGATCGAAGTCACTCTGGAAGACGGCAAAGAAGTCGCCCGCGACCTCGTTGCACTGCGTCTGAATCCGTGGTGGTATCCGCACGGGATCTATACGCCCAAGGATGACCAAAGCGGCGGTCCCTTTACCATCGGTCGCGTCATCCACAGTTCCCGCAGCGTCGGATTCACCGGCTGGATCGGCGGCGTCGCCGTCTTCGACCGAGCACTCTCCGAAAAGGAATTGCAAACCCTGGCTGCACTGAGATGA